A genome region from Jeongeupia sp. HS-3 includes the following:
- a CDS encoding DUF748 domain-containing protein has product MNSVAIRQRLSAALGGGRLRKIALGLLIAVILIAGLGAGLLPWLARPKLESALSQALGGRQVQIGALAINPFTLTARIDDFRVLEAGKPVLAFKQVRANATLKSIWRLAPVLESLELDQPYFRLVRLGENRYNITDLIDKARAAPPSEGEPQRFAVYNIRVNGGRIDFDDQLLKQQHRVDAIDVAVPFISNLPVFIDTEVLPALSLKLDGAPFKLSGETKPFEDRRETRFDLKWKALELARYWDYVPAKLNFALTAGTLASDLQLVFSQGKTQTLRLDGKLGLNGLKLVEQGGQPLLSVASIKAEAAQVEPLAGIYKLKTLTVASPTLALSRNAAGVFSWQQLLPATAPASKLTASAIASAPAGKPAAKEAPNYNIARFELNDGRIDWHDAAVSPATSLSLTGMTLHADQLGSDAKQPAKLTFAANGSHGELLSATSALTLAPLAANGTFKLEALPFVDYLPYYRAYTHAQPEAGTLGVSGNYRFATEDGAPAFGIDDGALHIEGFRSALNKQRVIEIGTLDASGAAYDSRDNTLKLAAFSVDGGTTRLVRQADGKLNLQNLAKTAEVATDKGASRRAAKADKPFRVVLDSIALKNLKLSFEDQTLEKPVPLVFDRINLDAGPFAWPDVVTTNLKLAARNGQGSLATQGSLKLLPLSGKLKVDARSLDAAPAQPYFAYYLNINLVSGRVSAKGDLEFDTGSGFKGRYRGNAGLAKLHAIDRGTGEDLLRWNNLALSGVDTRFDPLNIAVRDVNLSDYYARLVLTEKGQLNLKDIAAGDATGAVPDQAVANARASDTKTVAGTRVREASLPAAAAKPVTPLRIDKVTLARGRINYTDLFIKPNYTANLTDMGGTITGLSSVDDTRAKLDIKGNVDKIAPVTIAGELNPLAKKRYIDIKAGVKGYELSAASTYSAKYAGYGIEKGKLSMDVHYKIDDNKLKAENKLLLDQLTLGDKVDSPQATKLPVKFALSLLTDRRGQINVNLPIAGSLDDPDFSVGGLVVQVIVNLLEKAVTAPFDLIASAFGGGPSLSYVGFAPGSARLEPAAQEGIAKLSQALQDRPALKLEITGWVDRDADVPGLRERAIRQKMRALKAKDASQGVESTEEIKISAAERPDLLKRVYKSADIKKPTNAIGLSKSLPTEEMEKILLAELPVSDIDLAQLGDRRARGVKDALLAAGVPEDRLFLTRTKLDASARDGEKDKGPSTRAQFKLQ; this is encoded by the coding sequence ATGAACTCGGTAGCAATACGGCAGCGGCTTTCGGCAGCGCTGGGTGGCGGACGCTTGCGCAAGATCGCGCTGGGCCTGCTGATTGCCGTGATTCTGATCGCCGGGCTGGGCGCCGGCCTGCTGCCGTGGCTGGCGCGACCCAAGCTCGAATCGGCCTTGTCGCAGGCTTTGGGCGGCAGGCAGGTGCAGATCGGCGCGCTGGCGATCAATCCGTTCACGCTGACCGCGCGTATCGATGATTTTCGCGTGCTCGAAGCTGGCAAGCCGGTGCTGGCGTTCAAGCAGGTGCGCGCCAATGCCACGCTCAAGTCGATCTGGCGGCTGGCACCGGTGCTTGAATCGCTCGAGCTGGATCAGCCGTATTTCCGGCTCGTTCGCCTCGGCGAAAACCGCTACAACATCACCGACCTGATCGACAAGGCCCGCGCCGCGCCGCCGTCCGAGGGCGAGCCGCAGCGGTTTGCGGTGTACAACATCCGCGTCAACGGCGGGCGCATCGATTTCGATGACCAGTTGCTGAAACAGCAACATCGCGTCGATGCGATCGATGTCGCCGTGCCGTTCATCTCCAATCTGCCGGTGTTTATTGATACCGAAGTGCTGCCGGCGCTGTCGCTCAAGCTCGATGGTGCGCCGTTCAAGCTCTCCGGCGAAACCAAGCCGTTTGAGGATCGGCGCGAAACGCGTTTCGATCTGAAGTGGAAGGCGCTGGAGCTGGCGCGTTACTGGGATTACGTGCCGGCCAAGCTGAATTTCGCGCTGACTGCGGGCACGCTGGCCAGCGATCTGCAACTGGTGTTCAGCCAGGGCAAGACCCAAACGCTGCGGCTGGATGGCAAGCTCGGCCTCAATGGCCTGAAGCTGGTCGAGCAGGGCGGGCAGCCACTGCTGTCGGTGGCGTCGATCAAGGCCGAGGCGGCGCAGGTCGAACCGCTGGCGGGCATCTACAAGCTCAAGACGCTGACCGTGGCGTCGCCGACGCTGGCGCTGAGCCGCAATGCCGCCGGTGTCTTCAGCTGGCAGCAACTGCTGCCGGCAACCGCGCCTGCATCAAAGCTCACGGCTTCGGCGATTGCCTCGGCGCCCGCAGGCAAGCCGGCCGCCAAGGAGGCGCCGAATTACAACATCGCCCGCTTCGAGCTGAACGACGGCCGCATCGACTGGCACGACGCAGCGGTCAGTCCGGCAACGTCGCTATCGCTGACCGGGATGACCCTGCACGCCGACCAGCTTGGCAGTGACGCCAAACAGCCCGCGAAGCTGACCTTCGCCGCCAATGGCAGCCACGGCGAACTGCTGAGCGCGACCTCGGCGCTGACGCTGGCACCGCTGGCGGCGAACGGGACGTTCAAGCTCGAAGCCCTGCCGTTCGTCGATTACCTGCCTTACTACCGTGCCTACACGCATGCGCAACCCGAAGCCGGCACGCTGGGGGTATCGGGCAACTACCGCTTCGCCACCGAAGACGGTGCCCCGGCATTCGGGATCGACGACGGCGCGCTGCATATCGAAGGCTTTCGCTCGGCGCTTAACAAACAGCGGGTGATCGAGATCGGCACGCTCGACGCCAGCGGTGCCGCTTACGACAGCCGTGACAATACGCTCAAGCTGGCCGCGTTCAGCGTCGATGGCGGCACGACCCGGCTGGTGCGCCAGGCCGACGGCAAGCTCAACCTGCAGAATCTGGCCAAGACCGCCGAAGTGGCGACCGACAAGGGCGCGTCGCGTCGCGCCGCCAAGGCGGACAAACCGTTCCGGGTCGTCCTCGACAGCATTGCGCTGAAGAACCTCAAACTCAGCTTTGAAGACCAGACGCTGGAAAAACCGGTGCCGCTGGTGTTCGATCGCATCAATCTGGATGCGGGGCCGTTTGCCTGGCCCGATGTGGTGACGACGAATCTGAAACTGGCGGCGCGCAACGGTCAGGGCAGTCTGGCGACCCAGGGTTCGCTCAAGCTGCTGCCCTTGTCGGGCAAGCTCAAGGTCGACGCGCGCAGCCTGGATGCCGCACCGGCGCAGCCGTACTTCGCGTATTACCTGAACATCAACCTCGTCAGCGGCCGGGTCTCGGCGAAGGGCGATCTCGAGTTCGACACCGGTTCGGGTTTCAAGGGCCGCTACCGTGGCAACGCCGGTCTGGCCAAGCTGCATGCAATCGATCGCGGAACCGGCGAGGATCTGCTGCGCTGGAACAATCTGGCGCTGTCCGGCGTCGATACGCGCTTTGATCCGCTGAACATCGCGGTGCGTGACGTCAACCTCAGCGATTACTACGCTCGGCTGGTGCTGACCGAGAAAGGCCAGCTCAACCTCAAGGACATCGCCGCCGGTGATGCAACCGGCGCAGTGCCCGATCAAGCCGTCGCCAACGCCAGGGCCAGCGACACAAAAACCGTCGCCGGCACCCGCGTACGCGAGGCCTCGTTGCCGGCTGCTGCGGCCAAGCCGGTGACGCCGCTGCGAATCGACAAGGTGACGCTGGCGCGCGGGCGGATCAACTACACCGACCTCTTCATCAAGCCGAACTACACCGCCAACCTGACCGACATGGGCGGCACGATCACCGGGCTGTCGTCGGTCGACGATACCCGCGCCAAGCTCGACATCAAGGGCAATGTCGACAAGATCGCGCCGGTAACGATTGCAGGCGAACTGAACCCGCTGGCGAAGAAACGCTATATCGACATCAAGGCCGGCGTGAAGGGCTACGAATTGTCGGCGGCATCGACCTACTCGGCCAAGTACGCCGGCTACGGGATCGAGAAGGGCAAGCTGTCGATGGACGTGCATTACAAGATCGACGACAACAAGCTCAAGGCCGAAAACAAGTTGCTGCTCGACCAGCTCACACTCGGCGACAAGGTCGACAGCCCGCAGGCGACCAAGCTGCCGGTGAAGTTCGCACTCTCGCTGCTCACCGACCGGCGCGGCCAGATCAACGTCAACCTGCCGATTGCCGGCTCGCTCGACGATCCGGATTTCAGCGTCGGCGGGCTGGTCGTCCAGGTGATCGTCAACCTGCTGGAAAAGGCCGTCACCGCGCCGTTCGATCTGATCGCCTCGGCCTTCGGCGGCGGGCCCAGCCTGTCTTACGTCGGCTTTGCGCCAGGTTCGGCGCGGCTGGAGCCGGCGGCCCAAGAGGGCATCGCCAAGTTGTCGCAGGCGCTGCAGGATAGACCGGCGCTGAAGCTGGAAATCACCGGTTGGGTCGATCGTGACGCCGATGTGCCCGGCCTGCGCGAACGCGCGATCCGGCAGAAAATGCGCGCGCTCAAGGCCAAGGATGCGTCGCAAGGCGTTGAATCGACCGAGGAGATCAAGATCAGCGCCGCCGAACGCCCCGATCTGCTCAAACGGGTGTACAAGTCGGCCGACATCAAGAAGCCGACCAATGCGATCGGCCTGTCCAAATCGCTGCCGACCGAGGAAATGGAGAAAATCCTGCTGGCCGAGTTGCCGGTGTCCGATATCGACCTCGCCCAGTTGGGCGACCGGCGCGCGCGCGGCGTCAAGGATGCGCTGCTGGCGGCCGGGGTGCCCGAAGACCGGCTGTTCCTGACCCGCACCAAGCTCGATGCTTCGGCCCGCGATGGCGAGAAAGACAAGGGGCCGAGCACGCGGGCGCAATTCAAACTGCAATAG